One window of the Thunnus albacares chromosome 3, fThuAlb1.1, whole genome shotgun sequence genome contains the following:
- the LOC122976370 gene encoding uncharacterized protein LOC122976370: MSEKKQQLSVLSSSPDIFSCAVKDHEDLHSAEVCVDDENCWSVNYIRRRICTLEGSSVDISSKYLYPDNQQPESKVWYKIKRSGEEEAVKPTEDAVRVQYLDNMNNQHILRIKNLKKTDSAEYIFRLLKDRWRWRGDPPGVTLIVSGLEVKLYPAVVTEGQRVTLTCSTSCPLTDDTNYIWYLNSRPLTVPESQNKHLVLDPVSIQHAGNYSCAVKTHQNINSGEKTLTVQSTTGTSTAAVGVVAALLVIIPLTVFFWIRRKRSSGRSPRLETSDNMEQLNPGPVYEDMSPQKTEQDDLYYSRINFSKNQTDPLYTTVQPHQPQEQEHVPYAVVHFRSNTTPE; encoded by the exons ATGTCTGAGAAGAAACAGCAGCTTTCAGTTCTCAGCTCCTCTCCTGATATCTTCTCATGTGCTGTCAAAGACCACGAGGATCTGCACTCTGCTGAAGTCT GTGTTGATGATGAGAACTGCTGGAGTGTAAATTACATCAGAAGGAGAATCTGCACCCTGGAAGGCTCTTCAGTGGACATTTCAAGTAAATATTTGTATCCTGACAACCAGCAGCCTGAGTCTAAAGTTTGGTATAAAATAAAGAGAAGTGGTGAGGAGGAAGCTGTGAAGCCGACTGAGGATGCAGTTCGCGTGCAGTATCttgacaacatgaacaaccagCACATCCTGAGAATCAAAAACCTGAAGAAGACTGACTCAGCAGAATACATATTCAGACTCCTAAAAGATAGATGGAGATGGAGGGGTGATCCACCTGGAGTGACTCTGATTGTCTCAG GCTTGGAAGTTAAGTTGTATCCTGCTGTGGTGACAGAGGGCCAGAGAGTCACACTGACCTGCAGTACCAGCTGTCCTCTGACTGACGACACAAACTACATTTGGTACTTGAACAGTCGACCTCTGACGGTGCCAGAGAGCCAAAACAAACACCTGGTTCTAGACCCAGTCAGCATTCAGCATGCAGGAAACTACTCATGTGCTGTCAAAACCCACCAAAACATCAACTCTGGTGAAAAGACTCTCACTGTCCAAAGTACCACAGGAacatcaacagcagcagttgGAGTTGTTGCTGCTCTCCTGGTTATAATACCACTCACCGTCTTCTTCTGGATTAG GAGAAAGAGGTCCTCCGGCCGTTCTCCTAGACTTGAAACATCAGACAATATGGAgcag CTAAACCCTGGTCCTGTGTATGAAGATATGTCACCTCAAAAAACAGAGCAGGACGACCTTTACTACAGCAGAATCAACTTCTCTAAGAACCAGACAGATCCGCTCTACACCACCGTCCAGCCACATCAGCCCCAAGAACAGGAGCATGTCCCTTATGCTGTTGTCCACTTTAGATCCAATACAACCCCTGAGTAA